In the genome of Streptococcus oralis, one region contains:
- a CDS encoding MarR family transcriptional regulator, producing the protein MSQYAYILVLISLVVLFLINKYEKEKLQQLLQEQLLKDEVFKTDIRERIQTTENINDVIDYINKGYRLGLLLSKEITEQLK; encoded by the coding sequence ATGAGCCAGTATGCTTATATCTTAGTTCTTATCAGTCTTGTCGTTCTTTTTCTCATCAATAAATACGAAAAAGAAAAACTTCAACAACTCCTTCAGGAACAGCTTCTGAAGGACGAAGTTTTCAAAACAGACATACGCGAAAGGATCCAAACAACGGAAAATATCAATGATGTGATTGACTACATCAATAAAGGGTACCGTTTGGGACTCCTGCTTTCTAAGGAAATCACTGAGCAATTGAAATAA
- a CDS encoding NRAMP family divalent metal transporter, giving the protein MSQVTSSHQSTWTSKLKAMGPGILMASAAVGGSHIVSSTQAGGSYGWSLLLLVILANVFKYPFFRFGAEYTADTGKTLVEGYAEKGKLYLWIFFILNVFSAMVNTAGVAILCSAIIASAFPMIGLSITQWSLILVAVIWAMLLFGGYKLLDGMAKWIMSALTIATVLAVIIAAVKHPEYSSDFIEKTPWQMAALPFIVSLLGWMPAPIEISAINSLWSAEKKKTVNFNTEDALFDFNVGYIGTAILAVFFVALGALIQYPTGQAVEAASAKYISQFVGMYASVLGEWSRYLITFIAFLCIFGTVITVIDGYSRVNQASLQLLANQKEDNRKSLNIWMTITAIIGIVIIKFFAGQVSTMLRFAMIGSFLTTPFFALLNYVLVTGENKNLPSWLKLLAIAGLIFLFGFAIFFIYALAIGKAG; this is encoded by the coding sequence ATGTCACAAGTTACTTCATCACACCAATCTACCTGGACAAGCAAGCTAAAAGCAATGGGACCTGGGATCCTAATGGCTTCCGCTGCAGTCGGAGGTTCTCACATCGTATCCTCCACTCAAGCCGGTGGTTCTTATGGATGGTCGCTGCTTCTCTTGGTCATCTTAGCCAATGTTTTTAAATATCCATTTTTCCGTTTTGGTGCCGAATATACTGCCGACACTGGTAAAACCTTGGTCGAAGGTTATGCCGAAAAAGGGAAACTCTATCTCTGGATTTTCTTTATCCTAAATGTCTTTTCTGCTATGGTCAATACAGCTGGAGTCGCTATCCTTTGCTCAGCCATCATCGCTAGCGCCTTTCCAATGATTGGTCTTAGCATCACTCAATGGTCCCTTATCCTTGTTGCGGTCATTTGGGCTATGTTGCTCTTTGGGGGCTACAAACTATTGGACGGTATGGCAAAATGGATCATGTCTGCCTTGACTATTGCAACTGTTCTTGCCGTCATCATTGCTGCCGTTAAACACCCAGAATACAGCTCTGATTTTATCGAGAAAACACCTTGGCAAATGGCAGCCCTACCCTTTATCGTTTCCCTTCTAGGCTGGATGCCTGCCCCTATTGAAATCTCAGCTATCAACTCACTTTGGTCAGCCGAAAAGAAAAAGACCGTCAACTTTAATACAGAGGATGCTCTTTTCGACTTTAACGTTGGTTACATTGGAACGGCTATTCTAGCTGTATTCTTTGTAGCACTAGGAGCACTCATTCAGTATCCTACAGGTCAAGCAGTTGAAGCTGCTTCTGCCAAATACATCTCGCAATTTGTGGGTATGTATGCCTCTGTTCTTGGGGAATGGTCTCGATATTTGATTACCTTCATCGCTTTCCTCTGTATCTTTGGGACAGTCATTACTGTCATCGATGGCTATTCACGTGTCAACCAGGCCTCCCTTCAACTCTTGGCAAATCAAAAAGAGGATAATCGTAAATCTTTGAACATCTGGATGACCATCACAGCTATCATTGGTATCGTCATCATCAAGTTCTTTGCTGGTCAAGTTTCAACCATGCTCCGCTTTGCCATGATTGGATCTTTTCTTACAACACCATTCTTTGCCCTTTTGAACTATGTGTTGGTGACAGGTGAAAATAAAAATCTTCCTTCTTGGCTAAAACTCCTCGCTATCGCAGGATTGATTTTCCTCTTTGGATTTGCCATCTTCTTTATCTATGCACTTGCCATCGGAAAAGCAGGTTAG
- the nrdI gene encoding class Ib ribonucleoside-diphosphate reductase assembly flavoprotein NrdI yields the protein MKKISLVYISLSGNTESFVTRLKDYLLSQYEGIEVQKIHIKDLVKEGQEFFDMDHPYVAFLPTYLEGGNGVDNGDVEILTTPVGDFIAYGDNASKCFGVVGSGNRNFNNQYCLTAKQYSQRFGFPVLADFEMRGMLGDIKKVAAIIADLYGLDSES from the coding sequence ATGAAAAAAATATCCTTAGTGTATATCAGTTTGAGCGGGAATACAGAGAGTTTTGTAACTCGACTTAAGGACTATCTCTTGTCTCAGTACGAAGGGATTGAGGTCCAAAAGATTCATATCAAGGATCTGGTCAAGGAAGGTCAAGAATTCTTTGATATGGATCACCCTTATGTCGCCTTCTTACCAACTTATCTAGAAGGTGGAAATGGTGTCGATAACGGCGATGTTGAGATTTTAACGACTCCAGTGGGTGATTTTATCGCCTATGGGGACAATGCCAGTAAGTGTTTTGGTGTAGTGGGATCTGGTAATCGCAATTTTAACAATCAATACTGCCTGACAGCCAAGCAGTATAGCCAGCGCTTTGGTTTCCCGGTCCTAGCAGACTTTGAAATGCGTGGTATGCTGGGAGATATTAAAAAGGTCGCAGCGATTATTGCGGATTTGTATGGATTGGATTCAGAAAGTTAG
- a CDS encoding ABC transporter permease produces the protein MKKKPIYLWVLLVLSALISAMSLFGILSPVPSKETLGASQAQIQGASAQQLEDTINYLHKTAELSHSTVNIVLIILSAILVVTGIVLLVRNNLQYANYAYIAYVLLAIVGSIYTYMGMQDAVQAIRDETLRLGTEVLGKGTTILFVVINVLFLAIVFYKMWRQQKDLTEEVETEELA, from the coding sequence ATGAAAAAGAAACCAATTTATCTTTGGGTTCTATTAGTCCTATCAGCATTGATTTCAGCTATGTCTTTGTTTGGAATACTAAGTCCAGTTCCTAGTAAAGAAACACTAGGTGCCAGTCAAGCTCAAATTCAAGGTGCTAGCGCCCAGCAACTGGAGGATACGATTAATTATCTACATAAGACAGCTGAATTATCGCATTCGACTGTTAACATCGTTTTGATTATTTTATCTGCGATTTTAGTAGTCACAGGTATTGTGCTCTTGGTTCGTAATAATTTGCAATATGCAAATTATGCTTACATTGCTTATGTTTTGCTTGCCATTGTTGGTTCGATTTATACTTACATGGGTATGCAAGATGCTGTACAAGCCATCCGTGATGAAACTTTGCGACTAGGAACAGAAGTCCTTGGAAAGGGAACAACGATTTTATTTGTTGTTATCAATGTCCTCTTCCTTGCCATTGTCTTTTACAAGATGTGGCGTCAACAAAAGGACTTGACTGAGGAAGTCGAAACAGAAGAACTCGCATAA
- a CDS encoding response regulator transcription factor, which translates to MYKVLLVDDEYMVTEGLKRLIPFEKWDMQVVATANHADDALDYVKENPVDVIISDVNMPDKTGLEMIKEMKELLPDTYYILLSGYQEFDYVKKAMNLSVVDYLVKPVDKVELSHLLEKIASQLQEKVEQSQTLSQELDEEGFVNFLAGKDNWWIGLSKEKQGSFTIPYYVLGQDWQIFISDQPLDGIVVTPFVAPYQQAFEKWKINAEKALFYGSVNLEKSESLFAYYEPIYRVIIQGNINQIIEELTLLEKVVLENTPRVAITKQLFTQFVMDVFHLFEHLKADDMTEIVKAIHAINTFEELVAYIKETLTKFFGQYRMNENVVSVLEVIGRDYQKELSLKDISKDLFINPVYLGQLIKRETNSTFAELLNKQRIKAAQQLLLSTNDSIEDVCYAVGYSNVGYFYKVFRKLCGKSPKAYRKQVESSL; encoded by the coding sequence ATGTATAAAGTTTTATTAGTAGACGACGAGTATATGGTGACAGAGGGGCTCAAGCGATTAATCCCCTTTGAAAAATGGGATATGCAAGTCGTCGCAACAGCCAATCATGCTGATGATGCTTTAGACTATGTCAAGGAAAATCCAGTAGATGTGATCATTTCCGATGTCAATATGCCAGATAAGACAGGGCTTGAGATGATTAAGGAAATGAAGGAGCTGCTTCCAGATACCTATTATATCTTGCTGTCAGGTTATCAGGAATTTGACTATGTCAAGAAAGCAATGAACCTGAGTGTCGTGGATTATCTGGTGAAGCCAGTGGATAAGGTTGAGTTGAGTCATTTATTAGAAAAAATTGCGAGCCAACTTCAGGAAAAAGTGGAGCAGAGCCAGACTCTCAGCCAAGAATTGGATGAAGAAGGCTTTGTCAACTTCTTAGCAGGTAAAGACAACTGGTGGATAGGTCTTTCCAAGGAAAAGCAGGGCTCCTTCACTATTCCTTACTATGTTTTAGGTCAAGACTGGCAGATTTTTATCTCTGATCAACCACTAGATGGAATCGTAGTGACGCCTTTTGTAGCGCCCTACCAACAAGCCTTTGAAAAATGGAAGATCAACGCAGAAAAAGCTCTCTTTTACGGTTCTGTCAATCTAGAAAAATCCGAGAGTCTATTTGCTTATTATGAACCGATTTATCGCGTGATTATCCAAGGAAATATCAATCAAATCATCGAAGAATTAACCCTGCTGGAGAAGGTTGTCTTAGAGAACACACCGCGCGTGGCTATCACCAAACAGCTCTTCACCCAGTTTGTCATGGATGTCTTCCACTTGTTTGAGCACTTAAAAGCGGATGATATGACCGAGATTGTCAAAGCTATCCATGCCATTAACACCTTTGAAGAATTGGTTGCCTATATCAAAGAAACCTTGACCAAGTTCTTTGGCCAGTACCGCATGAATGAAAATGTGGTGAGTGTTCTGGAGGTGATTGGGCGTGATTATCAGAAAGAGCTCTCACTTAAGGATATCAGCAAGGATCTCTTTATTAATCCTGTCTATCTCGGTCAGCTGATCAAGCGAGAAACCAACTCAACCTTCGCAGAACTGCTCAACAAACAGCGCATCAAGGCGGCGCAACAGCTCTTGCTTTCAACCAATGATAGTATTGAAGATGTTTGCTATGCTGTTGGTTACAGCAATGTTGGATATTTCTACAAGGTTTTCCGTAAATTGTGCGGAAAATCACCAAAAGCTTACCGCAAACAAGTCGAAAGTTCCCTGTAA
- a CDS encoding sensor histidine kinase, giving the protein MKNWRQNKMKPFWLHSLLRIYTLVMIVIIASFAVMLSYADWSSREKEAQRVAQRVTTRTVSEIEYYHRESTQLAQELVENRARIEGIYKYFSLSTSDYFYWLLQRKASPYVSVSLYENIDDLYVRNDFVTGVAIVLQDYKEVYVSTREKRSGEKIPAENFKPAANSFAIPVLDPNSDQSLGVIYISLSQDVLYQAIDNTRGLIPVAVTITSPFDTELFHIGENVVAERENWIVGLTSHGYQVQSAVPKDFVLTGTLTSSAVIVGLSGLFIIILYVTLRQTFSNYQKQVVDLVESIEVIAQGEEGLRIDTSEKDQELLLIAETTNDMLDRLEKNIHDIYQLELSQKDANMRALQAQINPHFMYNTLEFLRMYAVMESQDELADIIYEFSSLLRNNISDERETTLKQELEFCRKYSYLCMVRYPKSVAYGFKIAPELENMKIPKFTLQPLVENYFAHGIDHRRTDNVISIKVLKGQGFVEILVVDNGRGMTAEKLASLQEKLTQRSFEHEASYSGERQSIGIVNVHERFVLYFGDRYQISVESAEQEGVRYRITIQNE; this is encoded by the coding sequence ATGAAAAATTGGCGACAAAATAAAATGAAGCCGTTCTGGCTCCACTCGCTCTTGCGCATCTATACCTTGGTGATGATTGTGATCATTGCAAGTTTTGCGGTCATGCTCTCCTATGCTGACTGGAGTTCCCGTGAAAAAGAAGCCCAGCGAGTAGCTCAACGTGTAACGACTCGAACAGTGAGTGAGATTGAATATTACCACAGGGAGTCGACTCAGCTAGCGCAGGAACTGGTTGAAAATCGAGCACGGATTGAAGGGATTTACAAGTATTTTAGTCTGAGTACATCGGATTATTTTTACTGGCTGTTGCAACGTAAAGCGTCTCCCTATGTCTCAGTATCCTTGTATGAAAACATTGATGATTTGTATGTAAGAAATGACTTTGTGACAGGTGTTGCAATTGTTTTGCAAGACTACAAGGAAGTCTACGTTTCTACTAGAGAGAAACGTAGCGGGGAGAAAATTCCAGCAGAAAATTTCAAACCAGCAGCCAATAGTTTTGCCATACCAGTACTTGATCCTAACTCCGATCAGTCTCTAGGTGTTATCTACATTTCTTTATCGCAGGATGTACTTTACCAAGCAATTGATAATACTCGCGGTCTGATTCCTGTGGCCGTGACGATCACCTCCCCTTTTGATACTGAATTGTTTCATATAGGGGAAAATGTAGTAGCTGAACGCGAAAATTGGATTGTTGGTTTGACATCACATGGCTATCAAGTCCAATCAGCAGTTCCTAAGGATTTTGTTCTTACTGGGACTTTAACTAGTTCCGCTGTCATTGTTGGTTTGAGTGGTCTCTTTATTATTATTTTATATGTGACCTTGAGGCAGACCTTCTCCAATTACCAAAAGCAGGTTGTGGACTTGGTAGAGTCTATCGAGGTTATTGCCCAAGGAGAAGAGGGACTTCGGATCGATACTTCTGAAAAAGATCAAGAATTGCTGCTCATTGCAGAAACCACTAATGATATGTTGGATCGTCTGGAAAAAAATATCCATGATATCTATCAGCTAGAGCTCAGTCAGAAAGATGCCAATATGCGGGCCTTACAAGCTCAAATCAATCCTCACTTTATGTACAATACCTTAGAGTTTCTGCGCATGTATGCCGTCATGGAAAGCCAAGATGAACTGGCGGATATTATCTATGAATTTAGCAGTTTACTACGCAATAATATCTCCGATGAGCGGGAAACGACGCTGAAGCAAGAATTAGAATTTTGTCGCAAATACAGCTATCTCTGTATGGTACGTTATCCAAAGTCAGTTGCCTATGGTTTTAAGATCGCACCCGAATTAGAAAATATGAAGATTCCCAAGTTTACGCTCCAACCATTGGTCGAAAACTACTTTGCCCACGGTATTGACCACCGTCGAACAGATAATGTCATCAGCATCAAGGTCTTGAAGGGCCAAGGTTTTGTTGAAATCCTAGTGGTAGACAATGGTCGCGGGATGACTGCTGAGAAACTAGCTAGCTTGCAAGAAAAACTAACTCAGAGAAGTTTTGAGCACGAGGCAAGCTATAGCGGAGAGCGACAATCAATTGGAATAGTCAATGTACACGAACGCTTTGTTCTCTATTTTGGGGATCGCTACCAAATCAGTGTCGAGTCAGCTGAGCAAGAAGGTGTTCGTTACCGTATTACTATTCAAAATGAATAG
- a CDS encoding YesL family protein: MGKFLEFVFNRFFLGMIATAFFWLLTLAGGVVFGLAPASATLISLYAEHGYTYRAYSLKEAWELYKSSFVKSNLAFYSFVLVDLVLVYGLYLLVQLPHQTIFHLLATFLNILVVAFVFLAYTVSLKLQVHYELSYRNTVKLALIGIFMNLPAIAKVLFGTVMLVGIGYYMPALLSFVGIGMWHFFISDMLEPVYESIHEKLATK; this comes from the coding sequence ATGGGAAAGTTTCTAGAATTCGTCTTTAATCGTTTCTTTTTAGGAATGATTGCGACGGCTTTTTTCTGGTTATTAACACTAGCAGGAGGTGTGGTCTTTGGTTTGGCACCAGCTAGTGCAACTCTTATTAGTTTATATGCGGAGCACGGTTATACTTATCGAGCTTATAGTTTGAAAGAAGCTTGGGAATTGTATAAGAGTAGCTTTGTCAAGAGTAACCTAGCTTTCTATAGTTTTGTACTTGTAGATCTAGTCTTAGTCTATGGTTTGTACCTTTTGGTTCAATTGCCTCATCAGACTATCTTCCATCTCTTGGCAACCTTTCTCAATATCCTTGTTGTTGCCTTTGTTTTTTTGGCTTATACCGTTTCATTGAAACTCCAAGTTCACTATGAGCTCTCTTATCGAAATACTGTAAAACTCGCTCTTATCGGAATTTTTATGAATTTGCCGGCAATTGCCAAGGTTTTATTTGGTACGGTCATGCTTGTAGGAATTGGTTACTATATGCCCGCCTTGCTTTCCTTCGTAGGAATTGGGATGTGGCATTTCTTTATCAGTGATATGTTGGAACCTGTATATGAAAGTATCCATGAAAAATTGGCGACAAAATAA
- a CDS encoding MptD family putative ECF transporter S component, with product MKKNILTTLLAVVLYFLCLGIGVVLGHLVDSTGNMFYAPAFSALVGGSVYMLLLAKVPRFGAITTLGLFMALFFLASKHGAGAFLPGLACGLAADAIARLGNYQDKIKNLLSFLVFAFSTSGPIFLMWIRPKAYVATLLARGKSQEYIDRIMVAPEWDKILLFVSSILLCALIGALLGQAIRKKFAHKI from the coding sequence ATGAAGAAAAATATCTTAACTACCCTCTTAGCCGTCGTCCTCTACTTCCTCTGTCTAGGAATCGGAGTAGTACTTGGACACTTGGTCGATTCAACGGGCAATATGTTCTACGCGCCTGCCTTTTCTGCCCTTGTCGGTGGCAGTGTCTACATGCTTCTTTTGGCAAAGGTTCCTCGTTTTGGAGCGATTACCACTCTCGGACTCTTTATGGCTCTCTTTTTTCTAGCTAGTAAACACGGCGCTGGCGCTTTTCTACCAGGACTCGCCTGTGGTCTTGCAGCAGATGCTATCGCTCGCCTCGGCAACTATCAGGATAAGATTAAAAATCTTCTCTCCTTCCTCGTCTTTGCTTTTAGTACAAGTGGCCCTATCTTCCTCATGTGGATCCGTCCCAAAGCTTACGTGGCTACCTTACTCGCGCGTGGAAAATCCCAAGAATACATTGACCGTATCATGGTCGCTCCAGAGTGGGACAAAATCCTTCTCTTTGTTTCAAGCATCCTCCTTTGTGCCTTAATTGGTGCCTTGCTTGGGCAAGCTATTCGTAAAAAGTTTGCACACAAAATCTAA
- a CDS encoding methionine ABC transporter permease → MTEFIQTYLPNVYKMGWAGQAGWGTAIYLTLYMTVLSFIIGGFLGLVAGLFLVLTAPGGVLENKVVFWILDKITSIFRAVPFIILLAILSPLSHLIVKTSIGPNAALVPLSFAVFAFFARQVQVVLAELDGGVIEAAQASGATFWDIVGVYLSEGLPDLIRVTTVTLISLVGETAMAGAVGAGGIGNVAIAYGFNRFNHDVTVLATIIIILIIFTIQFLGDFLTKKLSHK, encoded by the coding sequence ATGACAGAGTTTATTCAAACTTACTTACCAAATGTCTACAAGATGGGCTGGGCTGGTCAAGCTGGCTGGGGAACGGCTATCTATCTAACTCTTTATATGACGGTTCTTTCCTTCATCATTGGAGGGTTCTTGGGGCTAGTGGCAGGTCTCTTCCTTGTCTTGACAGCGCCAGGTGGTGTCTTGGAAAATAAGGTTGTCTTCTGGATTTTAGACAAGATTACCTCTATTTTCCGTGCGGTTCCTTTCATCATCCTCTTGGCGATCTTGTCTCCACTTTCTCACTTGATTGTCAAGACTAGTATTGGGCCAAATGCAGCCCTTGTGCCACTTTCTTTTGCAGTCTTTGCCTTCTTTGCCCGTCAGGTGCAGGTTGTCTTGGCTGAGCTGGATGGCGGTGTCATTGAGGCGGCGCAGGCTAGTGGAGCGACATTCTGGGACATCGTGGGTGTTTACCTATCCGAAGGTCTTCCAGATTTGATTCGTGTGACGACTGTGACCTTGATTTCCCTTGTTGGGGAAACAGCTATGGCCGGTGCGGTCGGAGCTGGCGGTATTGGTAATGTAGCCATTGCCTATGGATTTAACCGTTTCAATCACGATGTGACAGTTTTAGCAACCATCATTATCATCTTGATTATCTTCACGATCCAGTTCTTAGGAGATTTCTTGACCAAGAAATTAAGTCATAAATAA